The genomic segment CGCGCTCCGGCTGCCAACTGGCTGATGTTCCAGGCCCAGAAGGGCAACTACAACGTCGACATCATCAACGATCCGCGTTCGCCGAGCCGCCCGATGGGCAAGCCCGTGAACCGTATCTCCTGGCGCTTCCAGATCCAGGGTCCGCAGGCCTGGAACGTGATCGAAAAGCTGAACGGCGGTTCGCTCGAAAAGCTCAAGTTCTTCAACATGAGCGAAATGAAGATCGGCAACAAGACCGTCCGCACGCTGCGTCACGGCATGGCCGGTTCGCCGGGTCTCGAAATCTGGGGTCCGTACGAAGAACAGGACTACATCCGCGACGAAATCCTCAAGGCTGGTGAAGAATTCGGCCTGATCGCCGTCGGTTCGCGCGCCTATCCGTCGAACACGCTGGAATCGGGCTGGATCCCGAGCCCGCTGCCTCCGATCTACACCGGCGACGAACTCAAGGACTACCGCGAGTGGCTCGGTGCCGACAGCTACGAAGCCACCGGCGCTATCGGCGGTTCCTTCGTCGGCAAGACCATCGAAGACTACTACCTGAACCCGTGGGAACTGGGCTACGGTCCGTTCGTGAAGTTCGACCATGACTTCATCGGCCGCGAAGCGCTCGAAAAGATCGACCCGTCGGTCCAGCGCAAGAAGGTCACCCTCGAATGGAACAAGGAAGACATCCAGAAGATCGTCTCCTCGCTGTTCGAACCCGAAGGTGAACAGTACAAGTTCTTCGACCTTCCGCTCGCTAACTACGCCAACAGCAACTACGACTCGGTCGTCGACGCTGACGGCAACAACGTTGGTCTCTCGCTGTTCACCGGCTTCTCCT from the Erythrobacter sp. SG61-1L genome contains:
- a CDS encoding aminomethyltransferase family protein; translation: MAKNLQEIVQGSSDIVATLRNSQIGAYVYPVVAPEFSNWRSEQWAWQHSAVLFDQSHHMFDLYIKGPDALKLLSDTMVNSPKGWEKNKAKQYVPTTPAGHVIGDGIIFWLEEDEFVYVGRAPAANWLMFQAQKGNYNVDIINDPRSPSRPMGKPVNRISWRFQIQGPQAWNVIEKLNGGSLEKLKFFNMSEMKIGNKTVRTLRHGMAGSPGLEIWGPYEEQDYIRDEILKAGEEFGLIAVGSRAYPSNTLESGWIPSPLPPIYTGDELKDYREWLGADSYEATGAIGGSFVGKTIEDYYLNPWELGYGPFVKFDHDFIGREALEKIDPSVQRKKVTLEWNKEDIQKIVSSLFEPEGEQYKFFDLPLANYANSNYDSVVDADGNNVGLSLFTGFSFNEKKALSLGTIDHEIPLGTELHVVWGEENGGTKKTTVEPHKQINVRAIVSPVPYSQMAGDTYQAGWRSGRQG